Proteins from a single region of Chryseobacterium scophthalmum:
- a CDS encoding fibronectin type III domain-containing protein produces MVGGTTYYWWVRSVCSASDKSLWVAGEPFTPGQIGGGTATHAFLPVYSCSGYNYSQQIYTATEIATAVGTNNMITAIKFFVSTTAANQANYNQWVVYMGNTAQNDFATTTSWIPAGTMTQVYTGTLPSMTAGTWIEIPLATPFLWDGTSNVVIAVDENATSTSCTANWGSYSAGPNRGMLYYNTTTNPDPLNPPTATSRYAVLPRLQLIGTVLPSCTNVPPSNIIVNNIMATSASVSWTATQNATYVVRYRVLPSGAWQTINITTPFTNNVLLSGLIEQTQYEVEVATICGTQGTFSASIPFTTPALIYCGSGTATVTNGFINNITMIGTNVPTVTNNSGSSTYTDYSTDPSKTITLLRNSVNNTLSVGRTIASSTYTTYAWIDFNGDGLFNNNPVGTAGGERIMNLGYSNTTPVTANFDVPANAYVGNSKIKMRVIVYSGTPTDPCMNLTGNGEVEDYQIKFIDLQPCTTAPPTSISVGNLTHNSAYVSWMPTANATYVIRWRQGTTGAWLPSAAGLTLPAGQSFHTITGLIEQTAYQVQIATVCGGNQGTFSSLIDFTTPPVTYCNMNGSGTNDYISNVKVTPINFPVMENISLQTNYISYTTPATLINLEVGSVGNQISVSKAWVGTTYGDSVHAWIDWDRDGIFTDSEKIMTTPSNTTTPLTITFNVPATGVYTGNNTTTMRVVLKRGSAPLMCQDAVNGEVEDYAVRLKPCNNATPGAPTFTTITHNSVIVNWTPAANNNAFVLEYRPVTNPASAWTTMNLSVLGGNPPVSITGLTPATMYEVRVAAVCGSGGAGAFTPAETFTTRCDPTPPNAVISNITSNSAMVTWNPIVPNATYVLRWREVGTTVWNMPTLPPPPINTYVIPNLESYKTYEVQVASICNGETNPNPWSITQIFTTVRVCEVPPPGFTITQLTPTTAEVVWDAYTGTGATNNYTLKYRKVGIPSWTTINVSNNTYTITGLLELTKYEMQIANVCSGGAGNYTPPYYFTTPTVIYCQICIQLTLLLNIFQKLLLHRMVSLK; encoded by the coding sequence TTGGTTGGGGGAACAACCTATTATTGGTGGGTTCGTTCGGTATGTTCTGCTTCAGATAAATCATTATGGGTAGCAGGAGAACCTTTTACTCCTGGACAGATTGGTGGCGGAACAGCAACACATGCATTTTTACCGGTGTATTCTTGCTCAGGATATAATTATTCTCAACAAATCTATACGGCAACAGAAATTGCAACAGCGGTTGGAACAAATAATATGATTACAGCTATAAAGTTTTTTGTATCTACTACTGCAGCAAATCAGGCAAATTACAATCAATGGGTGGTTTATATGGGGAATACAGCTCAAAATGATTTTGCTACAACGACAAGCTGGATTCCTGCTGGAACAATGACTCAGGTTTATACCGGAACATTACCATCAATGACTGCAGGAACATGGATTGAAATTCCTCTTGCGACACCATTCCTTTGGGATGGAACGAGTAATGTTGTGATTGCAGTAGACGAAAATGCTACAAGCACATCTTGTACAGCTAACTGGGGAAGCTACTCTGCAGGACCCAACAGAGGAATGCTTTATTATAATACGACCACTAATCCGGATCCATTGAATCCTCCAACAGCAACAAGCAGATATGCAGTTTTGCCAAGGCTTCAACTTATCGGTACAGTTTTACCTTCGTGTACGAATGTGCCACCATCTAATATTATAGTCAATAATATCATGGCCACTTCTGCTTCGGTATCATGGACTGCAACTCAGAATGCAACCTATGTCGTAAGATACAGAGTTTTACCATCCGGAGCATGGCAAACGATTAATATTACTACACCATTTACAAATAATGTTCTGCTTTCGGGTCTTATTGAGCAAACTCAGTATGAAGTAGAGGTTGCTACAATCTGTGGAACTCAGGGAACTTTCTCTGCATCAATTCCTTTTACCACTCCAGCTCTTATTTACTGTGGTTCAGGAACTGCTACAGTGACCAATGGTTTTATTAATAACATTACAATGATAGGAACCAATGTTCCAACGGTAACTAATAATTCCGGATCAAGTACTTATACAGATTATTCTACTGATCCATCCAAGACAATTACTTTATTAAGGAATTCTGTTAACAATACACTGTCAGTAGGAAGAACTATTGCTTCGAGTACTTATACTACTTATGCATGGATTGATTTTAATGGTGATGGACTTTTCAATAATAATCCCGTAGGAACTGCAGGAGGGGAACGAATTATGAATCTCGGGTATTCTAATACAACACCTGTAACTGCAAATTTTGATGTACCAGCCAATGCTTATGTTGGCAACAGTAAAATCAAAATGCGTGTTATCGTCTATTCAGGCACTCCAACAGATCCTTGTATGAACCTTACGGGTAACGGAGAAGTTGAAGATTATCAGATTAAATTTATTGATCTTCAACCATGTACTACAGCACCTCCAACAAGTATTTCTGTAGGAAATCTTACTCATAATTCAGCATATGTATCTTGGATGCCAACAGCAAATGCGACTTATGTTATCAGGTGGAGGCAAGGTACTACGGGAGCATGGTTGCCAAGTGCAGCTGGATTGACTCTTCCTGCAGGTCAAAGCTTTCATACTATTACTGGTCTTATTGAGCAAACTGCTTATCAGGTACAAATAGCTACAGTATGCGGTGGAAATCAGGGAACTTTCTCGTCATTGATAGACTTTACGACTCCACCGGTTACTTATTGTAATATGAATGGAAGCGGGACGAATGATTACATTTCAAATGTAAAAGTAACGCCTATAAATTTCCCGGTTATGGAGAATATTTCACTTCAAACCAATTATATTAGTTATACAACGCCTGCAACATTAATTAACCTGGAAGTAGGTTCGGTGGGTAATCAAATTTCAGTATCAAAAGCTTGGGTAGGAACTACCTATGGAGACTCGGTACATGCTTGGATTGACTGGGATAGAGATGGAATATTTACGGATAGTGAAAAAATAATGACTACTCCTTCCAATACTACAACTCCTCTTACAATTACATTTAATGTTCCGGCAACAGGAGTTTATACAGGAAATAATACAACGACAATGAGAGTTGTATTGAAGCGAGGAAGTGCACCATTGATGTGTCAGGATGCAGTTAACGGAGAAGTGGAAGACTACGCAGTAAGATTAAAACCCTGTAACAATGCTACTCCAGGAGCACCAACTTTTACTACAATTACTCATAATTCGGTTATTGTCAACTGGACTCCTGCAGCAAATAATAATGCATTTGTTTTAGAATACAGACCGGTAACCAATCCAGCTTCTGCATGGACAACGATGAACCTTTCGGTTTTAGGAGGGAATCCACCAGTGAGTATTACAGGATTAACACCGGCAACAATGTATGAAGTTAGGGTTGCCGCAGTATGTGGTAGTGGAGGAGCAGGTGCTTTTACTCCCGCAGAAACATTTACAACAAGATGCGATCCTACACCACCGAACGCTGTGATATCTAATATTACATCAAATTCAGCAATGGTAACATGGAATCCGATTGTACCAAATGCTACTTATGTTTTAAGATGGAGAGAGGTTGGGACTACAGTATGGAATATGCCAACATTGCCTCCTCCACCAATAAATACTTATGTAATACCGAATCTTGAATCTTATAAAACTTATGAAGTGCAAGTAGCAAGTATTTGTAATGGGGAAACAAATCCTAATCCATGGTCGATTACACAGATATTTACCACTGTAAGAGTGTGTGAAGTACCTCCTCCAGGATTTACGATTACTCAATTAACTCCTACAACTGCAGAAGTGGTTTGGGATGCTTATACGGGTACCGGAGCTACCAATAATTACACATTAAAATACAGAAAAGTAGGAATACCAAGCTGGACGACTATTAATGTGAGTAATAATACCTATACAATAACAGGATTATTAGAACTAACTAAATACGAAATGCAGATTGCAAATGTTTGTAGTGGAGGAGCAGGGAATTATACACCTCCTTACTATTTTACAACACCTACAGTGATTTATTGCCAAATATGCATTCAACTAACTTTGCTTCTGAATATATTTCAAAAGTTACTGCTACACCGAATGGTAAGCCTGAAATGA
- a CDS encoding Tex family protein codes for MIVTEFIHKTLNISDKSINATLKLLSEDCTIPFISRYRKDATGNLDETQIEQISKLNKQFEDLVKRKESILKSIEEQDALNPELKQRIEESFDIQELEDLYLPFKKRRKTKADTAKEKGLEPLAKIIMSQKAQDIQFLASKYLNDQVSSEEEALQGARDIMAEWINENMYVRKNLRRLFQRKTIVTSKVVKAKKDDEAAQKFSQYFEWGESLNRTPSHRLLAMLRAEAEGFVKINIEIDKEEAVDFIENAIIKSKNESSEQIALAIKDSYKRLLEPAISNETLQEAKEKADKKAIEIFSENLSQLLLAPPLGEKRILAIDPGFKSGCKVVCLDEKGDLLHNETIYPHAPQNESGMAMKKIRSMVNAYNIQAISIGNGTASRETEFFIKKIGFDKPLQVFVVSEAGASVYSASKIARDEFPSFDVTVRGAVSIGRRLSDPLAELVKIDAKSIGVGQYQHDVDQTQLKNELDSTVMKCVNSIGINLNTASKSLLSYVSGIGEKMAENIVNYRAENGAFENRKQLKKVPRLGEKAFQQAAAFIRITNGENPLDNSAVHPEAYGIIEKMAKDLGIKTNELVANKEKINLIQPEKYITEDIGILGIKDILKELEKPGLDPRKAAKVFEFDPNVKKITDLKTGMILPGIVNNITAFGCFVDLGIKESGLVHISQLKDGFVSDVNEVVKLHQHVQVRVTEVDEARKRIQLSMVL; via the coding sequence ATGATTGTAACAGAATTTATACATAAAACACTTAACATATCCGATAAAAGCATTAATGCTACTTTAAAACTATTATCTGAAGACTGTACAATTCCTTTCATTTCTCGTTATCGAAAAGATGCTACAGGAAATTTAGATGAAACACAAATTGAGCAAATCTCAAAACTCAACAAACAGTTTGAAGACCTAGTAAAACGTAAGGAAAGTATTTTAAAATCTATAGAAGAACAAGATGCTTTAAATCCTGAATTAAAACAAAGAATTGAAGAAAGTTTTGATATTCAGGAGTTGGAAGATTTGTATTTACCTTTCAAAAAACGCAGAAAAACCAAAGCCGATACTGCCAAAGAAAAAGGGCTTGAGCCTTTAGCTAAAATTATTATGAGCCAAAAAGCTCAGGATATTCAGTTTTTGGCTTCAAAATATCTGAATGATCAGGTTTCTTCTGAGGAAGAAGCTCTGCAAGGTGCAAGAGATATCATGGCAGAATGGATCAATGAAAATATGTACGTCCGAAAAAATCTTCGCCGTCTTTTTCAAAGAAAAACCATTGTTACTTCGAAAGTTGTTAAAGCTAAAAAAGATGATGAAGCAGCACAAAAATTTTCACAATATTTTGAATGGGGAGAAAGCCTCAACCGAACTCCTTCTCACAGACTTTTGGCAATGCTTAGAGCTGAAGCCGAAGGCTTCGTAAAAATCAATATCGAAATCGACAAAGAAGAAGCTGTTGATTTTATTGAAAATGCGATTATTAAATCTAAAAATGAAAGTTCAGAGCAAATCGCTTTAGCCATCAAAGATTCTTATAAAAGACTTTTAGAACCAGCAATTTCCAACGAAACTCTTCAGGAAGCAAAAGAAAAAGCCGATAAAAAAGCCATCGAAATATTTTCTGAAAATTTAAGTCAGCTTTTATTAGCTCCGCCTTTAGGTGAAAAGAGAATTTTAGCGATCGATCCTGGTTTCAAAAGTGGTTGTAAAGTGGTTTGTTTGGATGAAAAAGGAGATCTACTGCACAACGAAACCATTTATCCGCATGCTCCACAAAACGAAAGCGGAATGGCGATGAAAAAAATACGTTCGATGGTAAATGCTTATAATATTCAGGCAATTTCTATCGGAAACGGAACTGCAAGCCGTGAAACTGAATTTTTCATTAAAAAAATCGGTTTTGATAAACCATTGCAGGTCTTTGTTGTTTCGGAAGCAGGAGCTTCGGTGTATTCTGCAAGTAAAATCGCAAGAGATGAGTTTCCTAGTTTTGATGTAACCGTTCGTGGCGCGGTTTCAATCGGACGAAGACTTTCTGATCCGTTGGCTGAATTGGTGAAAATTGATGCTAAATCAATTGGTGTCGGTCAATATCAGCACGATGTAGACCAGACTCAATTGAAAAACGAATTGGATTCTACGGTAATGAAATGTGTAAATTCTATCGGAATTAATTTGAATACCGCAAGCAAATCACTCTTAAGCTACGTTTCCGGAATCGGAGAAAAGATGGCGGAAAATATTGTGAATTACCGTGCTGAAAACGGAGCTTTTGAAAACAGAAAACAATTGAAAAAAGTTCCGAGACTGGGCGAAAAAGCATTTCAACAAGCTGCAGCTTTCATCAGGATTACCAATGGAGAAAATCCTTTAGACAATTCGGCAGTTCATCCTGAGGCGTATGGGATTATCGAAAAAATGGCGAAAGATTTAGGCATTAAAACCAATGAATTAGTTGCCAATAAAGAGAAAATCAATTTAATTCAACCTGAAAAATATATAACGGAAGACATCGGGATTTTAGGAATAAAAGATATTTTGAAAGAACTGGAAAAGCCGGGATTAGATCCTAGAAAAGCAGCAAAAGTTTTTGAATTTGATCCAAATGTAAAAAAGATTACCGACTTAAAAACCGGAATGATTCTTCCAGGAATTGTCAACAATATTACCGCTTTCGGGTGTTTTGTAGATTTAGGAATTAAAGAAAGCGGACTGGTACATATTTCTCAATTGAAAGACGGTTTCGTTTCTGATGTAAATGAAGTGGTAAAACTACATCAACACGTTCAGGTAAGAGTTACTGAAGTGGATGAAGCGAGGAAGAGAATTCAGCTCAGCATGGTTTTGTAA
- a CDS encoding HAD family hydrolase, with product MNKKNLIFDLDGTLWDPRATIIKIWNEVLTQRQLLQRELKPEDMDQYMGLLFDDILKDIIPGISDQQVQEILVEIVQKENKVLRTYGGILYEGVAETLANLKNTHDLFIVSNCQDGYIEAFLEYYQFNDLFTDIESHGRTKKPKAENIKLLMERNHLSCENSVYIGDTQTDHDSAKANHLSFIFCEYGFGALNIPEYKPSVSKFSDLEFCI from the coding sequence TTGAACAAAAAAAATTTAATTTTCGATTTAGATGGAACGCTTTGGGATCCCAGAGCTACAATCATCAAAATCTGGAATGAGGTTTTAACCCAACGTCAACTGTTGCAAAGAGAATTGAAACCTGAAGATATGGATCAATATATGGGACTTCTATTTGATGATATTTTAAAAGATATCATTCCCGGGATTTCAGATCAACAGGTGCAGGAGATTCTTGTGGAAATTGTACAGAAGGAAAATAAGGTTTTACGTACTTATGGCGGTATTCTTTATGAAGGAGTTGCAGAAACTCTGGCGAATTTGAAAAACACACACGATCTTTTCATTGTAAGCAATTGTCAGGATGGATATATTGAGGCATTTTTAGAATACTATCAATTTAATGATCTGTTTACAGACATTGAATCTCATGGACGTACTAAAAAACCGAAAGCCGAAAACATAAAACTGCTCATGGAAAGAAATCATTTAAGCTGTGAAAATTCAGTCTACATAGGCGATACACAGACAGATCATGATTCTGCGAAAGCAAACCATTTATCATTTATTTTCTGTGAATATGGTTTTGGAGCATTGAATATTCCGGAATATAAACCTTCCGTTTCAAAATTTTCAGATCTGGAGTTTTGTATTTAA
- a CDS encoding RDD family protein gives MKRISELKERKTTRRATRNFDSEGRRIYDEFEYDLPYKADFPRSEKQRECAKILDIIPLFLIFLFVFKQNLFLSFLFSIPSVIIIGSITETLWGTTLGKKFFKMIAIDDFGNFPDFSTSLKRNFLCLANFYPSFSEYTTKNVAFGTQTFFRTDLSMHMNNKLCKTYIVKENQIPEIRKLLNFKTLN, from the coding sequence ATGAAAAGAATATCAGAGCTTAAAGAAAGAAAAACAACTCGCAGAGCAACCCGAAATTTTGATTCGGAAGGCAGACGTATTTATGATGAATTTGAATATGATTTACCTTACAAAGCTGATTTTCCACGTAGTGAGAAGCAAAGAGAATGTGCAAAAATATTAGATATAATTCCTTTATTTTTGATTTTCCTTTTCGTTTTTAAACAAAATCTTTTTCTCTCATTTTTGTTTTCAATACCATCTGTAATAATTATTGGAAGTATTACAGAAACTCTTTGGGGGACAACTTTAGGAAAAAAGTTTTTTAAGATGATAGCTATAGATGACTTCGGAAACTTTCCTGATTTTTCTACATCTTTAAAAAGGAATTTTTTGTGTCTAGCAAACTTCTACCCTTCCTTTTCAGAGTACACAACCAAAAATGTAGCATTTGGAACTCAGACATTTTTTAGAACAGATTTAAGTATGCACATGAATAATAAATTATGTAAAACTTATATTGTAAAAGAAAATCAAATTCCGGAAATTAGAAAACTGCTCAATTTTAAAACACTAAATTAA
- a CDS encoding GEVED domain-containing protein produces MHSTNFASEYISKVTATPNGKPEMINVSTGAAYSDFTGDSTKFIELIQGSTGNQITIDKTQGADSGVAVWIDFDRNGTFDLNERILADGPNSNSTANAIFTVPSDAFISMTSSKYVVMRVAMAKGAIPVNCTSFDDGEVEDYTVRISKLPIVNSVNQTDILIYPNPVKSVLNVKNISEKANYKIYSAAGRLVSSGLIVNNKIDVSALLSGVYVIDIEDKKGNVQKKFIKEE; encoded by the coding sequence ATGCATTCAACTAACTTTGCTTCTGAATATATTTCAAAAGTTACTGCTACACCGAATGGTAAGCCTGAAATGATTAATGTTTCAACAGGAGCTGCTTATTCTGATTTTACAGGAGATTCAACTAAATTTATTGAATTGATTCAGGGATCAACAGGAAATCAAATTACTATTGATAAAACTCAGGGAGCAGATTCCGGAGTTGCGGTTTGGATTGACTTCGACAGAAACGGAACTTTTGATCTTAATGAGAGAATTCTTGCAGACGGACCTAATTCAAATTCTACTGCAAATGCAATATTTACTGTACCATCTGATGCTTTTATCAGTATGACCAGTTCTAAATATGTTGTGATGAGAGTAGCGATGGCTAAAGGAGCAATTCCTGTTAACTGTACCAGTTTTGACGATGGGGAAGTAGAAGATTATACAGTAAGAATATCAAAATTACCAATTGTCAATTCAGTTAATCAGACAGATATTTTGATTTATCCAAATCCTGTTAAATCAGTCTTGAACGTTAAAAATATTAGTGAGAAAGCAAATTATAAGATTTATAGTGCTGCTGGAAGGCTAGTTTCTAGCGGATTAATCGTGAACAATAAAATTGATGTAAGCGCACTTCTTAGCGGAGTATACGTTATTGATATTGAAGATAAGAAAGGAAATGTGCAGAAAAAATTCATTAAAGAAGAATAA
- a CDS encoding M20/M25/M40 family metallo-hydrolase, with amino-acid sequence MKINTFFAVPAVVLASQFVNAQSTTQKLNPIVESFVNETNNHSQLEDMAFELLDGIGPRLVGTPEMLKSNEWTANKLKSWGIEANLQQFGIWKGWQRGTTHVDMVYPRVRSLSATQLAWSPSTKKAVEAEVIVLPKVSSKAEFDQWLPSAKGKIVLMAQYQKIGRSDEQIKEFATPELYEKLKAEKEQASKDFRDYVKNIGYDNNTLPEALEKAGAAGIAISNWTGIMGANRIFGAKTSKIPMFDIDVEDYGMLYRMAEKGSKPRIKIDAQSKILPDAKTFNTVGMIKGSEKPNEYVILSAHLDSWDGAQGATDNGTGVLTMLETMRILKKYYPNPKRTIVVGLWGSEEQGLNGSRGFVADNPEIIKGTQAVFNQDNGTGRVVNIAGQGFVKSYDYIGKWLNAVPKNVRDHIKTDFPGMPGGGGSDHASFVAAGVPGFSLSSLNWGYFGYTWHTTKDTYDKIVFDEVKNNVILTATLAYMASEDPEFTSRERRTMPENDKGEVAKWPELKEPRRDSKDYK; translated from the coding sequence ATGAAGATAAACACCTTTTTTGCAGTTCCTGCAGTAGTTTTGGCGAGTCAGTTTGTCAATGCACAATCAACCACTCAGAAATTAAATCCGATTGTTGAAAGTTTTGTCAACGAAACCAATAATCATTCTCAGTTAGAAGATATGGCGTTCGAGCTATTAGACGGTATCGGTCCGCGTTTGGTGGGAACTCCGGAAATGCTGAAATCTAATGAATGGACTGCCAATAAATTAAAATCTTGGGGAATTGAAGCCAATTTACAACAATTTGGAATCTGGAAAGGTTGGCAAAGAGGAACTACACATGTTGATATGGTTTATCCACGTGTAAGATCTCTTTCTGCAACACAATTAGCTTGGAGCCCTTCAACGAAAAAAGCAGTTGAGGCGGAAGTGATAGTTCTTCCTAAAGTTTCTTCTAAAGCAGAATTTGATCAATGGCTTCCTTCTGCAAAAGGAAAAATAGTTTTGATGGCTCAATATCAGAAAATCGGTCGTTCAGATGAGCAGATCAAAGAATTTGCAACTCCTGAATTGTACGAAAAACTGAAAGCTGAAAAAGAGCAGGCTTCAAAAGACTTCCGCGATTATGTAAAAAATATCGGATATGATAACAATACACTTCCCGAAGCTTTAGAAAAAGCAGGTGCAGCCGGAATTGCAATTTCAAACTGGACAGGAATTATGGGAGCTAACCGTATTTTCGGAGCCAAAACTTCAAAAATTCCAATGTTTGATATCGACGTAGAAGATTACGGAATGTTGTACAGGATGGCTGAAAAAGGAAGCAAACCAAGAATTAAAATTGACGCTCAATCAAAAATCCTTCCTGATGCGAAAACATTCAACACCGTTGGAATGATCAAAGGTTCAGAAAAACCTAATGAATATGTAATTCTTTCTGCGCATTTAGATTCTTGGGACGGCGCTCAAGGAGCTACAGATAACGGAACGGGTGTTTTGACCATGCTTGAAACGATGAGAATTCTTAAAAAATATTATCCCAATCCTAAAAGAACCATCGTTGTCGGACTTTGGGGAAGTGAGGAGCAAGGTTTGAACGGATCAAGAGGTTTTGTTGCCGATAATCCTGAAATTATTAAAGGAACTCAGGCAGTTTTTAACCAAGATAACGGAACCGGAAGAGTTGTAAATATTGCAGGACAAGGTTTTGTAAAATCATATGATTATATCGGGAAATGGCTGAATGCAGTTCCAAAAAATGTGAGAGATCACATCAAAACAGATTTTCCGGGAATGCCGGGTGGAGGAGGATCTGATCACGCTTCATTTGTTGCAGCAGGAGTTCCAGGATTTTCTTTAAGCTCGCTAAACTGGGGCTATTTTGGTTACACATGGCACACTACGAAAGACACTTATGATAAAATTGTTTTTGATGAAGTAAAAAATAATGTGATTCTTACTGCAACGTTAGCGTATATGGCATCGGAAGATCCTGAATTTACAAGCAGAGAGCGCAGAACAATGCCTGAAAATGATAAAGGAGAAGTAGCAAAATGGCCGGAATTAAAAGAGCCAAGAAGAGATTCTAAAGATTACAAATAA